The following proteins are encoded in a genomic region of Diabrotica virgifera virgifera chromosome 1, PGI_DIABVI_V3a:
- the LOC126891634 gene encoding uncharacterized protein DDB_G0274171-like, which yields MKHLLLLFAYISFASAVGTNCSTLITHCATEEECKATHCSEPTTVCPKGQVLKELPCKCCPECVPDNCDTNCDAVKCAKPTCPPGQILTPVRCQCCQECAPAYEPNCNLVKCPKLRCVRGRVEIRIPCRCCPVCRPWLP from the coding sequence ATGAagcatttattattattatttgcatACATTTCCTTCGCTTCAGCAGTAGGAACAAATTGTAGCACCCTTATTACCCACTGCGCAACAGAAGAAGAATGCAAAGCGACGCATTGTTCCGAACCCACCACAGTCTGTCCTAAGGGTCAGGTTTTAAAGGAACTGCCTTGTAAATGTTGTCCAGAATGTGTTCCAGATAATTGTGATACTAACTGCGATGCTGTAAAATGTGCAAAGCCTACATGCCCACCTGGTCAAATCCTGACGCCTGTACGCTGTCAGTGTTGTCAAGAATGTGCGCCAGCCTACGAACCCAATTGCAACCTGGTGAAATGTCCCAAATTGAGATGTGTTCGTGGAAGGGTCGAAATTAGAATTCCTTGTCGGTGTTGTCCAGTTTGTCGGCCATGGCTTCCATAG